In Enterobacter ludwigii, the following are encoded in one genomic region:
- the hsp20-GI gene encoding small heat shock protein sHSP20-GI yields MSALTPWDPFRELDELQNRLATMFGRIPQRQGARTGNEAMTTADWAPMADISEDENAFLLKLDLPEVPKDAVRVSAENGVLTISGERKLEKEEQGKKFHRIERAYGRFVRSFVLPDNVDPTKVTASMKDGVLEVRLVKAEQAKPKQIEISVN; encoded by the coding sequence ATGTCTGCATTGACTCCGTGGGACCCCTTCCGGGAACTGGATGAATTGCAAAACCGCCTGGCGACGATGTTCGGACGAATACCTCAGCGACAGGGCGCCCGTACCGGCAACGAAGCCATGACCACGGCGGACTGGGCTCCAATGGCGGACATCAGCGAGGATGAGAACGCATTCCTCCTCAAGCTGGATCTGCCGGAGGTCCCCAAGGATGCCGTGCGCGTCAGCGCGGAAAACGGTGTGCTCACCATCAGCGGCGAGCGCAAACTGGAAAAAGAGGAGCAGGGCAAGAAGTTCCACCGCATCGAACGTGCCTATGGCCGCTTTGTGCGCAGCTTTGTCTTGCCTGACAACGTTGATCCGACCAAGGTGACGGCTTCCATGAAAGACGGCGTGCTGGAAGTGCGGCTTGTCAAGGCCGAGCAAGCCAAACCGAAACAGATTGAAATCTCAGTCAACTAA
- the yfdX1 gene encoding heat resistance protein YfdX1, with protein MNIKQPQYTFSALALAVVVGLSGPALAQSAAGSSPGAAAPSAASKAAQPQVDDKAAREADKKRAELTQDAITALTKTQEALTLLDANKTKEALAALELASGKLELVLARDAKLALAPVDVRVITHDIHANVESVKKAVKLSRELLGDGEVQKARPIVANLASEIVIQTDNLPMATYPAAIKSAARLIDSGKIDNAKAELARALNTLVVTSVAFPLPVLRAEAAMAKAEKLAETDRRDAKQNEELSTLLSSVRTEIEMAQILGYGKKADFKPIFDQVKSIEQKSAGGKSGKGWFDELKTRIQKLF; from the coding sequence ATGAATATCAAACAGCCACAATACACCTTCTCCGCACTTGCCCTGGCGGTCGTCGTCGGACTGAGCGGACCGGCTCTGGCCCAATCGGCGGCAGGTTCTAGCCCAGGTGCTGCAGCACCCTCTGCCGCATCCAAGGCGGCACAGCCACAGGTAGATGACAAGGCCGCCCGGGAAGCCGATAAAAAGCGTGCCGAGCTCACTCAAGACGCCATCACGGCGCTCACCAAGACCCAGGAGGCTTTGACCCTCCTTGATGCAAACAAGACCAAGGAGGCGCTTGCTGCGCTGGAACTGGCCAGCGGAAAGCTGGAACTGGTATTGGCACGCGACGCCAAACTTGCTTTGGCGCCGGTCGATGTACGCGTCATCACCCACGATATCCACGCCAACGTGGAATCGGTAAAGAAAGCGGTCAAGTTGTCTCGGGAGTTGTTGGGTGATGGCGAGGTGCAAAAGGCCCGGCCCATCGTTGCCAATCTGGCCAGCGAAATCGTAATCCAAACCGACAACCTTCCGATGGCAACGTACCCGGCAGCGATCAAGTCGGCCGCACGGCTCATCGACAGCGGCAAGATCGACAACGCCAAAGCGGAACTCGCCCGAGCACTGAACACGCTGGTGGTGACCTCGGTCGCCTTTCCTCTGCCCGTGCTACGGGCCGAAGCCGCGATGGCAAAAGCTGAAAAGCTGGCCGAGACCGACAGGCGCGATGCCAAGCAGAACGAGGAGCTCAGCACCTTGCTGTCGTCCGTGCGCACGGAGATCGAGATGGCGCAGATCCTAGGTTATGGCAAGAAGGCGGACTTCAAACCCATCTTCGATCAGGTGAAGTCCATTGAGCAAAAGTCGGCTGGTGGCAAAAGCGGCAAGGGATGGTTCGACGAGTTGAAGACGCGCATCCAAAAGCTGTTTTGA
- the yfdX2 gene encoding heat resistance protein YfdX2: protein MNEQTPNPNATNEGKNEQAAVSSLPVSPESKPEVVTEVQPEVQKETDSQAADKRKQVLDEAVSALSLTKSALAALDGKDTARALATLAEVTGKLELIVAREPTLALAGVDVRTIVHDLFANTETIEAMTDEALDALKHGEVQQARHVLALLASEIVITVTNIPLASYPAAVKAVVPLIDQGKIEEAKAALQSALSTLVEERSVLPLPVLRAKLLLKRAEPLVEDGQRSEASNERLETLLNEARQQLEMAELLGYGKRKDFEPLYAELKKIKEKTGGGGCGKGWLDEVKAKLSRLF from the coding sequence ATGAATGAGCAAACACCGAATCCCAATGCGACGAACGAAGGAAAAAACGAACAGGCCGCGGTAAGCAGCCTTCCTGTCAGTCCAGAGTCCAAGCCTGAAGTCGTCACGGAGGTACAGCCTGAGGTTCAGAAAGAAACGGACTCGCAGGCGGCAGACAAACGTAAACAAGTCCTCGATGAGGCAGTCTCGGCCTTGTCGCTGACCAAATCAGCGCTGGCCGCACTTGACGGCAAGGACACTGCACGCGCATTGGCAACGCTGGCCGAAGTGACGGGAAAGCTGGAGCTGATCGTCGCGCGCGAACCCACGCTCGCCCTGGCCGGCGTTGATGTGCGCACCATCGTGCACGACTTGTTCGCCAACACGGAAACCATTGAGGCGATGACCGACGAGGCGCTGGATGCCCTCAAACATGGCGAGGTGCAACAGGCTCGCCACGTGCTGGCTTTGCTGGCCAGTGAAATCGTGATCACGGTCACCAACATCCCTTTGGCGTCCTATCCCGCAGCCGTGAAGGCAGTCGTGCCGCTGATCGATCAGGGCAAGATCGAAGAAGCCAAAGCCGCGCTGCAGTCAGCGCTCAGCACGCTGGTCGAGGAGCGCAGCGTGCTTCCGCTGCCCGTCCTGCGTGCGAAGCTGCTCCTGAAGCGCGCCGAGCCCCTGGTAGAAGATGGTCAGCGCAGCGAAGCATCCAATGAGCGCCTGGAGACATTGTTGAACGAAGCCCGGCAGCAGTTGGAAATGGCAGAACTGCTGGGCTATGGAAAAAGGAAGGACTTTGAGCCCCTGTACGCTGAACTCAAGAAAATCAAGGAAAAGACGGGAGGGGGAGGCTGCGGAAAAGGCTGGCTCGATGAAGTCAAGGCAAAACTGTCCAGGTTGTTCTGA
- the hdeD-GI gene encoding heat resistance membrane protein HdeD-GI: MNTDTIANSNADDPTKALCSLSQNWWLFVLRGVLALIFAALAFWMPQSALLAMTIMFGAFSLVNGAFNLFAAVRHIQKKERWGWLLFSGIVGILMGVVVLVAPWVATIVLASFLWASVGFWAIFTGVLEISAAVRLRREIKGEIWLALSGLLSIILGAIVLWIFFTRPVESFVAAGWLLGFHAAVYGVTLLFLSWSLRKTRLG; the protein is encoded by the coding sequence ATGAACACAGACACCATCGCCAATTCCAATGCGGATGACCCCACCAAAGCACTGTGTTCGCTGAGCCAAAATTGGTGGCTTTTTGTGCTGCGCGGTGTCTTGGCATTGATTTTTGCAGCCCTCGCGTTCTGGATGCCACAATCGGCTCTGTTGGCCATGACCATCATGTTCGGCGCATTTTCCTTGGTCAATGGCGCGTTCAACTTGTTTGCAGCGGTGCGCCATATCCAGAAAAAAGAGCGCTGGGGCTGGCTGCTGTTCAGCGGCATTGTCGGCATACTTATGGGCGTCGTCGTCCTGGTTGCTCCTTGGGTCGCCACGATAGTCTTGGCTTCTTTTTTATGGGCTAGCGTGGGCTTCTGGGCGATTTTCACCGGTGTGCTGGAGATATCCGCCGCCGTTCGGCTGCGTCGGGAAATCAAGGGTGAAATCTGGCTTGCCCTCAGTGGACTGCTCTCGATTATCCTTGGTGCTATCGTCTTGTGGATATTTTTTACCCGTCCGGTCGAGTCATTCGTGGCCGCAGGCTGGCTGTTGGGTTTCCATGCGGCAGTCTATGGCGTCACGCTTTTGTTCTTGAGTTGGAGTCTTCGCAAAACGCGCCTGGGGTAA
- the trx-GI gene encoding heat resistance system thioredoxin Trx-GI yields MKNDLHLVCPHCQSINRVPTAKLSEHPNCGRCQQPLFTGEPIESTTATFSRHVERSDLPLLVDFWAPWCGPCKMMAPQFQQSAHQLEPRNRLAKVNTEAEPHLAAQFGIRSIPTLALFQGGREIARQAGVMGAQDIVRWTSTQVGR; encoded by the coding sequence ATGAAGAATGATCTTCACCTCGTCTGCCCGCATTGCCAGTCCATCAACCGCGTACCGACTGCGAAGCTATCGGAACATCCCAACTGTGGCCGCTGCCAGCAGCCCTTGTTCACGGGCGAGCCCATCGAGTCGACCACGGCGACGTTCTCGCGCCACGTGGAGCGCAGCGATCTGCCGCTGCTGGTCGATTTCTGGGCGCCATGGTGCGGGCCGTGCAAGATGATGGCGCCACAGTTCCAGCAATCGGCGCACCAGCTCGAACCGAGGAACCGGCTGGCGAAGGTGAATACCGAGGCTGAGCCCCACCTGGCCGCGCAGTTCGGTATCCGCAGCATCCCGACGCTCGCCCTGTTCCAGGGTGGGCGGGAGATCGCCCGTCAGGCCGGCGTGATGGGCGCGCAGGACATCGTGCGCTGGACGTCGACGCAAGTGGGACGCTGA
- the kefB-GI gene encoding heat resistance system K+/H+ antiporter KefB-GI, with protein MQGLLGTTLILLAACSLAAMATAAFRVPALLGYLSVGVVLGPSVIGVIAPGETLSFLSELGVALLLSMVGLEFSLGDFWLARRTVLMAGALQMIAVAPPLILLLMWLGQPGQSAALLGTAAAMSSTALVSRQLADQGELTTRHGRSAIAVLVFQDLASVPLLALLAIWARGESPKIEHVLLEVFGVLLLFAAAALVSRRLLHGLLGWVARRGHEESFVLVSLCVVVAAAAAAHAVGVSAALGAFLAGMVLGESDFRHHMESHLRPFRDVLSGVFFVTIGLQLDAAQILSAPLAVLAWLVVLVPVKILLNTLALRATRLSALDAWRTGIALGHGGEFALLLLGTVLQQHLIPATVVQPMLVALVLSMALAPLLIRHHDVLARFLSRTGGVIQPPQAEEVEIAAQTTRYRDHVIVCGAGELGLTVSEILRHAGVAHLLLEADAQKVEAARAAGAPVFHGDASRPDTLLAAGLTHAHLVVLTFAHAQQALRIAQAIAERRPALTLWVSCRSTTAADAFRAMPNVRVYQQSFAAAIGLAEQVMSTLGMSTELIEGHISAMRRRLDSSRFPGSS; from the coding sequence ATGCAGGGCTTGCTCGGCACTACGCTAATCCTGCTGGCGGCTTGCAGCCTAGCGGCGATGGCGACGGCGGCGTTCAGAGTGCCCGCCTTGCTGGGGTATCTCTCTGTCGGCGTTGTACTGGGCCCCTCAGTCATCGGCGTGATCGCGCCGGGGGAGACGCTGAGCTTTCTGTCCGAGCTGGGCGTGGCGCTGCTGTTGTCCATGGTCGGACTGGAATTCTCCCTCGGAGACTTCTGGCTCGCCCGCAGGACGGTGCTGATGGCGGGCGCTCTGCAGATGATCGCCGTGGCCCCGCCGCTGATCCTGCTATTGATGTGGCTGGGGCAGCCCGGCCAGAGCGCCGCGCTGCTCGGCACTGCGGCGGCCATGTCGTCCACGGCGCTGGTCAGCCGACAACTGGCCGACCAAGGCGAGCTCACCACCCGCCACGGACGCAGTGCCATCGCCGTGCTGGTCTTTCAGGACCTGGCCAGCGTGCCCCTGCTGGCCTTGCTGGCGATCTGGGCGCGCGGCGAGTCGCCGAAGATCGAGCATGTGCTGCTCGAAGTATTCGGTGTGCTGCTGCTGTTCGCGGCAGCGGCCCTCGTCTCGCGCCGTCTGTTGCATGGCCTGCTGGGCTGGGTGGCGCGGCGGGGCCACGAGGAATCGTTCGTGCTCGTCTCCTTGTGCGTGGTGGTGGCTGCCGCCGCTGCTGCGCACGCGGTCGGCGTATCCGCCGCCCTGGGGGCCTTCCTCGCCGGGATGGTGCTGGGCGAGAGCGACTTCCGGCACCACATGGAAAGCCACCTCAGGCCGTTTCGCGATGTGTTGTCGGGCGTGTTCTTCGTGACCATCGGCCTGCAACTGGACGCAGCACAGATTCTTTCGGCACCGCTGGCGGTGCTGGCGTGGCTGGTGGTGCTGGTACCGGTCAAGATCCTGCTCAATACGCTGGCCTTGCGGGCGACGCGCCTGTCCGCCCTCGATGCCTGGCGCACGGGCATAGCGTTGGGGCACGGCGGCGAGTTCGCCCTGCTGTTGTTGGGCACGGTCTTGCAGCAGCATCTGATCCCCGCGACCGTCGTCCAACCCATGCTGGTCGCGCTGGTGCTCAGCATGGCCCTGGCACCGCTACTGATCCGCCATCACGATGTACTTGCCCGGTTCTTGAGCCGCACCGGCGGCGTCATTCAGCCACCCCAGGCTGAAGAAGTCGAGATCGCCGCGCAGACGACGCGATATCGAGACCATGTCATCGTTTGCGGCGCGGGCGAGCTTGGCCTGACAGTCAGCGAGATTCTTCGCCACGCCGGCGTGGCGCATCTGCTGCTGGAGGCGGACGCGCAGAAGGTAGAGGCCGCGCGTGCCGCCGGCGCGCCGGTGTTCCATGGCGATGCCAGTCGGCCCGATACCTTGCTGGCTGCCGGCTTGACGCATGCGCACTTGGTGGTGCTAACGTTCGCCCATGCCCAGCAAGCGTTGCGCATCGCCCAGGCGATTGCCGAGCGCCGTCCGGCGCTGACCTTGTGGGTGTCATGCAGAAGTACGACCGCGGCCGATGCATTTCGCGCCATGCCTAACGTGCGCGTGTATCAGCAATCCTTTGCCGCAGCTATTGGGCTGGCGGAACAGGTGATGTCGACGCTTGGCATGTCGACCGAGTTGATTGAAGGACACATCAGCGCAATGCGCCGCCGTCTCGACAGCAGCCGTTTTCCAGGGAGTTCATAG
- the psiE-GI gene encoding heat resistance protein PsiE-GI, with product MKSKRLNPFQVLRDQLAIMSFYERFEQVVALVLSAVIAVIIVVSLFQLISIVFTLLVLDAFNPLDHKVFQSVFGMIMTLLIAMEFKHSIVRVALRRDSIIQVKTVVLIAVIALSRKFVILDSDASPAKIAALAGATLALGATYWLLRKRGDRAAETSEHDPSSSE from the coding sequence ATGAAATCAAAACGCCTTAACCCATTTCAGGTCTTGCGTGACCAATTGGCCATCATGAGTTTTTACGAGCGCTTCGAGCAGGTCGTCGCGCTCGTGCTGTCGGCGGTGATCGCCGTCATCATCGTGGTGTCGCTGTTCCAGCTCATCTCCATCGTCTTCACGCTGCTGGTTCTCGATGCCTTCAATCCCCTGGACCACAAGGTATTCCAGAGCGTGTTCGGCATGATCATGACGCTCTTGATCGCGATGGAGTTCAAGCATTCCATCGTGCGCGTGGCGCTGCGTCGGGACAGCATCATCCAGGTCAAGACGGTGGTCCTGATCGCGGTGATCGCACTCTCCCGCAAGTTCGTGATCCTCGACTCCGACGCGAGTCCCGCAAAGATAGCCGCGCTGGCAGGCGCCACGCTGGCTCTGGGTGCGACCTACTGGCTGCTGCGCAAGCGCGGCGACCGCGCCGCCGAGACCTCTGAGCATGACCCGTCATCATCCGAGTGA
- a CDS encoding zinc metalloprotease HtpX, producing MTRHHPSDPRPALLQHRWLNRLQTGLLVLTLVGIAAAAGRLPFGEGCLWLALFAVAGALLLEPVAASALSLRLYRVRALHPQQAHEMWALLRELSARAGLPATPVPHYVPSAVVNAFATGSKQEASIALTDGLLRSLSPRELAGVLVHEVAHIANEDLRVMGLADSNSRLTSLLALMGQIAILLSLPAQLVGAAEVYWPGLLLLAASPQLALLAQLGLSRVREFDADRLAAELTGDPQGLASALAKIERVSRSWRAWLWPGWGNPEPSCLRTRPATQERIARLLTLAPGPASALPLRAPHFLPESALATRPPRWRLSGLWR from the coding sequence ATGACCCGTCATCATCCGAGTGATCCGCGCCCTGCGCTCTTGCAACACCGCTGGCTCAACCGCCTGCAGACCGGGCTGTTGGTCCTGACCCTGGTCGGGATCGCAGCCGCAGCAGGGAGACTGCCATTTGGGGAAGGCTGCCTGTGGCTCGCGCTGTTTGCCGTTGCAGGTGCGTTGCTGCTGGAACCGGTAGCCGCGTCGGCGCTGAGCTTGCGCCTGTACCGCGTACGGGCCTTGCACCCGCAACAAGCCCACGAGATGTGGGCCCTGTTGCGCGAGCTGTCCGCCCGTGCCGGTTTGCCCGCCACGCCGGTGCCGCACTATGTGCCCAGTGCCGTCGTCAACGCCTTCGCCACCGGATCGAAGCAGGAGGCATCGATCGCCCTCACCGATGGCCTGCTGCGCAGCCTGAGCCCACGCGAGCTGGCGGGTGTGCTCGTGCACGAGGTCGCGCACATCGCTAATGAGGATCTGCGTGTCATGGGGCTGGCGGATTCCAACAGTCGCCTCACGAGCCTACTGGCCCTGATGGGGCAGATCGCGATCCTGCTCAGCCTGCCCGCGCAGCTGGTTGGCGCGGCGGAGGTCTATTGGCCTGGTCTATTGTTACTGGCCGCATCGCCCCAGCTGGCCCTGCTCGCACAGCTCGGCTTGTCTCGCGTGCGTGAGTTCGACGCTGACCGCCTTGCGGCGGAACTGACTGGCGACCCGCAGGGGCTGGCGTCCGCGCTGGCGAAAATCGAGCGGGTCAGCCGCTCCTGGCGTGCCTGGCTATGGCCGGGATGGGGCAATCCCGAGCCCTCCTGCTTGCGCACGCGTCCGGCAACGCAAGAGCGCATCGCACGCCTGCTGACGTTGGCGCCTGGTCCAGCATCAGCGTTGCCACTCCGCGCGCCCCATTTTTTGCCGGAATCCGCTTTGGCGACGCGCCCACCGCGCTGGCGCCTGAGCGGGCTGTGGCGCTGA
- a CDS encoding trypsin-like peptidase domain-containing protein, translating to MAYLDPYQRPAPDRFVRRGLFITACIAALMLLWQFLPAIEAWFSPREAAERTVMARGDLAADEKTTIELFEKSRASVVYITTAQLVRDVWTRNVFSVPRGTGSGFIWDDAGHVVTNFHVIQGASEATVKLADGRDYQAALVGTSPAHDIAVLKIGVGFKRPPAVPVGTSADLKVGQKVFAIGNPFGLDWTLTTGIVSALDRSLPGEAGGPAIDHLIQTDAAINPGNSGGPLLDSAGRLIGINTAIYSPSGASAGIGFAVPVDTVMRVVPQLIKTGKYIRPALGIEVDEQLNARLQALTGSKGVFVLRVTPGSAAHRAGLVGVEVTAGGIVPGDRVISIDGIAVDDVTTLQARLDDKNVGDVVVLLVERAGKTREMLVELQPGV from the coding sequence ATGGCCTATCTCGACCCGTACCAACGCCCCGCGCCGGACCGCTTCGTCCGGCGCGGGCTCTTCATCACCGCCTGCATTGCCGCGCTCATGCTGCTGTGGCAGTTTCTGCCCGCCATCGAGGCATGGTTCAGTCCGCGCGAGGCAGCAGAACGCACCGTGATGGCGCGTGGCGATCTGGCGGCGGACGAGAAAACCACCATCGAACTGTTCGAAAAATCGCGCGCCTCGGTGGTCTACATCACCACCGCGCAATTAGTACGCGATGTCTGGACGCGCAACGTGTTCTCCGTGCCGCGCGGCACTGGCTCGGGCTTCATCTGGGACGACGCCGGCCACGTCGTCACCAACTTCCACGTCATCCAGGGCGCGTCCGAAGCCACCGTCAAACTGGCCGACGGCCGCGACTACCAGGCCGCGCTGGTGGGGACGAGCCCCGCGCACGACATCGCCGTGCTCAAGATCGGCGTCGGTTTCAAGCGCCCGCCGGCCGTGCCGGTCGGCACCAGTGCCGACCTCAAGGTGGGTCAGAAGGTGTTCGCTATCGGCAACCCCTTCGGCCTGGACTGGACGCTCACCACTGGTATCGTCTCCGCGCTCGACCGCTCGTTGCCGGGAGAAGCGGGCGGCCCGGCCATCGATCACCTGATCCAGACCGACGCCGCCATCAACCCCGGCAATTCCGGTGGCCCGCTGCTCGATTCGGCTGGGCGGCTGATCGGAATCAATACCGCCATCTACAGTCCGTCTGGCGCCTCGGCCGGCATAGGCTTTGCGGTGCCGGTCGATACCGTCATGCGCGTGGTGCCGCAACTCATAAAGACCGGCAAGTACATCCGTCCGGCGCTGGGCATCGAGGTGGATGAGCAGCTCAACGCGCGTCTGCAGGCGCTGACCGGCAGTAAGGGCGTATTCGTATTGCGCGTGACGCCGGGCTCGGCGGCGCACAGGGCCGGGCTCGTCGGCGTCGAGGTCACCGCAGGCGGCATCGTGCCCGGCGATCGCGTTATCAGCATCGACGGTATCGCCGTTGACGACGTCACCACATTACAGGCCCGGCTAGACGACAAGAACGTTGGAGATGTTGTGGTCTTGTTAGTGGAGCGGGCCGGCAAGACTCGCGAGATGCTTGTGGAACTACAACCGGGAGTTTGA
- a CDS encoding IS5 family transposase, producing the protein MKQMTFADAEYAGKGKQTRKELFLIEMDQVVPWKGLIALIEPHYPKGEGGRPAYPLMAMLRIHLMQNWFGYSDPAMEEALYETTILRQFAGLSLERIPDETTILNFRRLLEKHELAAGILCVNNGYLGDRGLSLRQGTIVDATLIHAPSSTKNQDGKRDPEMHQTKKGNQYYFGMKAHIGVDDESGLVHSVVGTAATVADVTQVDKLLHGDENVVCADDGYTGVEKRSEHADREVIWQVAARRSTYKMLDKRSALYKAKRKIEKAKAQVRAKVEPPFRVIKRQFGYTKVRFRGLVKNTAQLVTLFALSSLWMARRQLLASAGKVRL; encoded by the coding sequence ATGAAGCAGATGACCTTCGCCGACGCCGAGTATGCCGGCAAGGGCAAGCAGACCCGCAAGGAACTGTTCCTGATCGAGATGGATCAGGTGGTGCCGTGGAAAGGGCTGATTGCCCTGATCGAACCGCATTATCCGAAAGGCGAAGGTGGTCGCCCGGCGTATCCCTTGATGGCGATGCTGCGTATCCATCTGATGCAGAACTGGTTCGGCTACAGCGATCCGGCCATGGAAGAAGCGCTGTACGAGACGACCATCCTACGTCAGTTCGCCGGACTGAGCCTGGAGCGTATTCCTGACGAAACCACCATCCTCAACTTCCGTCGTCTGCTGGAGAAACATGAGCTGGCAGCCGGCATCCTCTGCGTGAACAATGGCTACCTGGGGGATCGCGGTCTGTCGCTGCGCCAGGGCACTATCGTCGATGCCACGCTGATCCACGCGCCCAGTTCAACCAAGAACCAGGACGGCAAGCGCGACCCGGAAATGCACCAGACCAAGAAGGGGAACCAGTATTACTTTGGCATGAAGGCGCACATCGGCGTTGATGATGAATCGGGGCTGGTACACAGCGTGGTGGGCACGGCAGCCACCGTGGCGGATGTCACCCAGGTCGACAAACTGCTGCACGGCGACGAGAACGTCGTCTGCGCCGATGACGGCTACACAGGCGTCGAAAAGCGCTCCGAGCATGCCGACCGAGAAGTGATCTGGCAGGTCGCAGCACGCCGCAGCACCTACAAGATGCTCGATAAACGCAGCGCCCTGTACAAAGCCAAGCGCAAGATCGAGAAGGCCAAGGCGCAAGTGCGAGCGAAGGTAGAGCCCCCGTTTCGCGTGATCAAGCGGCAGTTCGGCTACACCAAGGTACGTTTCCGAGGGCTGGTGAAGAACACTGCACAACTGGTGACGCTGTTTGCCCTGTCGAGCCTATGGATGGCCCGCCGACAATTGCTGGCAAGCGCAGGAAAGGTGCGCCTGTAA
- a CDS encoding antibiotic biosynthesis monooxygenase, producing MSTTAGLISFKAREGKGAEVAERIAAALPHVNAEEGTTHWLVIRSETSPETVFLVDLFSSTDSRELHMSGEAAKQIFATVPALLAEEPHIHPAVLIAAKGI from the coding sequence ATGAGTACAACAGCAGGACTGATTTCATTTAAAGCGAGAGAAGGAAAAGGCGCTGAAGTAGCAGAGCGCATAGCCGCTGCTTTGCCTCATGTTAATGCAGAAGAGGGCACCACTCACTGGCTGGTGATCCGCTCAGAAACGAGTCCTGAAACGGTTTTCCTTGTAGATCTGTTCAGTAGTACAGACTCAAGGGAACTCCATATGTCCGGTGAAGCAGCTAAACAAATATTCGCTACCGTACCCGCTCTGCTGGCAGAAGAGCCACACATTCATCCTGCGGTTTTGATTGCGGCAAAAGGTATTTAA
- a CDS encoding helix-turn-helix domain-containing protein → MKKIVIIASPGCLASGYTGLADMFSLAGRAISAARKEPSPFDIMTASPDGQPVTDGSGRLLTADAALADINSCDAVLIPGFVPDASNTPPQLGKLGSIASWIRQQYVHGALACGSCSGVFMLGEAGLLNGRKCTTTWWLYDELKRRYPQANAIWGNALTEDNRIVTAGGPLSWIDVALHVVRQLEGTEAARIAAEFAVVDTTPPARAVYMPTAHLSRPDSILPGAEFFIRQEASTLLTTRELCRRLAISERTFHRRIKAETGESPKQFIDRIRCEMARLALETSAKTIKQIAADAGYADEGSFRRVFSRMTGMNPALYRRWVKDRTRE, encoded by the coding sequence ATGAAAAAGATAGTCATTATTGCTTCCCCGGGATGCCTTGCTTCAGGCTATACCGGGCTGGCTGATATGTTCTCTCTTGCCGGAAGAGCCATATCAGCTGCTCGCAAGGAGCCGTCACCCTTTGATATCATGACAGCAAGTCCGGACGGGCAGCCAGTGACCGACGGAAGCGGGCGGTTACTGACCGCCGATGCGGCACTGGCAGATATCAATTCATGCGATGCGGTTCTGATCCCCGGGTTTGTACCCGATGCATCAAACACGCCGCCACAGCTCGGTAAACTGGGCAGCATAGCGTCATGGATACGGCAACAGTACGTGCATGGCGCCCTGGCTTGTGGCTCGTGCAGCGGAGTGTTTATGCTGGGCGAGGCGGGGCTGCTCAACGGCAGAAAATGTACGACAACCTGGTGGCTGTACGATGAGCTCAAGCGCCGTTACCCCCAGGCAAACGCCATCTGGGGCAATGCTCTGACTGAGGATAACCGTATAGTTACGGCTGGTGGGCCGCTTTCATGGATTGATGTGGCCTTACACGTTGTGCGTCAGCTTGAGGGGACGGAGGCTGCGCGTATTGCAGCAGAATTTGCTGTAGTGGATACAACGCCTCCCGCAAGGGCTGTTTATATGCCCACCGCGCACCTCAGCCGGCCGGACAGTATTCTGCCCGGTGCAGAATTTTTTATAAGGCAGGAAGCATCAACGCTGCTTACCACAAGAGAGCTGTGCCGGCGCCTTGCCATTTCGGAGCGAACCTTTCACAGGCGTATAAAGGCGGAAACAGGCGAGTCACCGAAACAGTTTATCGACAGGATCAGGTGTGAAATGGCAAGGCTGGCACTTGAAACATCTGCTAAAACCATAAAGCAGATCGCAGCTGATGCAGGTTACGCGGATGAAGGCAGTTTCAGGAGGGTCTTCAGCCGGATGACCGGCATGAATCCGGCATTATACCGCCGTTGGGTGAAAGACCGTACCCGGGAATAA